A single genomic interval of Nitrosomonadales bacterium harbors:
- the dnaK gene encoding molecular chaperone DnaK yields MGKIIGIDLGTTNSCVAIMEGGKTKVIENAEGTRTTPSIIAYVEDGEILVGASAKRQAVTNPKNTLYGIKRLIGRRFEEPMVQKDIGMVPYEIVKAKNGDAWVKVRDKEISAPEISAQVLAKMKKTAEDYLGEPVTEAVITVPAYFNDSQRQATKDAGRIAGLEVKRIINEPTAAALAFGLDKQEGDRKIAVYDLGGGTFDISIIDIAEIDGEHQFEVLSTNGDTFLGGEDFDMRVIEHLVDEFKKDSGVDLKKDMLALQRLKDAAEKAKIELSSAQQTEVNLPYITADASGPKHLAVKITRAKLESLVEDLVARTIEPCKVALKDAGVSASDISDVILVGGQTRMPMVQEKVKEFFGKEARKDVNPDEAVAVGAAIQGGVLQGEVKDVLLLDVTPLSLGIETLGGVMTKLIKKNTTIPTKASQVFSTADDNQSAVTIHVLQGEREMSSGNKSLGQFNLTDIPPAPRGMPQIEVTFDIDANGILHVSARDKATGKENKIKIQASSGLSEDEIQRMVNDAEAHADEDKKAMELVTARNQLDALIHTTNKSMKDYGDQLSADEKSAIEAAVKDAESVVKEDDKAAIEAKTEALAQAAQKLGEKMYAAEQAKAQAAGGGAQPEAKTDDADVVDAEFTEVKDKK; encoded by the coding sequence ATGGGAAAAATCATCGGTATTGACCTGGGCACGACCAACTCCTGCGTCGCCATCATGGAAGGTGGCAAGACCAAGGTCATCGAGAACGCGGAAGGCACGCGTACCACCCCGTCCATCATCGCTTATGTGGAAGACGGCGAGATCCTGGTCGGCGCGTCCGCCAAGCGCCAGGCCGTGACCAACCCCAAAAACACGCTGTACGGCATCAAGCGTCTGATCGGCCGCCGTTTCGAGGAACCGATGGTGCAGAAAGACATCGGCATGGTGCCCTACGAGATCGTCAAGGCCAAGAACGGCGACGCCTGGGTGAAGGTACGCGACAAGGAGATCTCCGCACCGGAAATCTCCGCGCAAGTGCTGGCCAAGATGAAAAAGACCGCCGAAGACTATCTGGGCGAGCCGGTCACCGAAGCGGTCATCACCGTGCCGGCCTATTTCAACGACTCGCAGCGCCAGGCCACCAAGGACGCCGGCCGCATCGCCGGTCTGGAAGTCAAGCGCATCATCAACGAGCCGACTGCGGCCGCGTTGGCGTTCGGCCTGGACAAGCAGGAAGGCGACCGCAAGATCGCGGTGTATGACCTGGGCGGCGGCACCTTCGACATCTCCATCATCGACATCGCCGAGATCGACGGCGAGCACCAGTTCGAAGTGCTGTCCACCAACGGCGACACCTTCCTGGGCGGCGAGGACTTCGACATGCGCGTCATCGAGCATCTGGTGGACGAGTTCAAGAAGGACAGCGGCGTGGACCTGAAAAAGGACATGCTGGCCCTGCAGCGCCTGAAGGATGCGGCGGAAAAAGCCAAGATCGAGCTGTCTTCCGCACAGCAGACCGAAGTGAACCTGCCTTACATCACCGCCGATGCGAGCGGCCCGAAGCACCTCGCCGTCAAGATCACCCGCGCCAAGCTGGAAAGCCTGGTCGAAGATCTGGTCGCACGCACCATCGAGCCTTGCAAGGTCGCGCTCAAGGATGCCGGCGTCTCCGCTTCAGACATTAGCGACGTGATCCTGGTCGGCGGTCAGACCCGTATGCCCATGGTGCAGGAGAAGGTCAAGGAGTTCTTCGGCAAGGAAGCCCGCAAGGACGTCAACCCGGACGAGGCTGTCGCTGTAGGCGCGGCGATCCAGGGCGGCGTTCTGCAGGGTGAGGTGAAGGACGTGCTACTGCTGGACGTGACCCCGCTGTCGCTGGGCATCGAAACACTGGGCGGCGTGATGACCAAGCTCATCAAGAAGAACACCACCATCCCGACCAAGGCATCGCAAGTGTTCTCCACCGCCGACGACAACCAGTCCGCCGTGACCATCCACGTGCTGCAGGGCGAACGCGAAATGTCTTCCGGCAACAAGAGCCTGGGCCAGTTCAACCTGACCGACATCCCGCCGGCACCGCGCGGCATGCCGCAGATCGAGGTCACGTTCGATATCGACGCGAACGGCATCCTGCACGTCTCGGCCCGTGACAAGGCCACCGGCAAGGAGAACAAGATCAAGATCCAGGCCAGTTCCGGTTTGAGCGAGGACGAGATCCAGCGCATGGTGAACGATGCCGAGGCGCACGCAGACGAGGACAAGAAGGCAATGGAACTGGTGACCGCGCGCAACCAGCTCGATGCGCTGATCCACACCACCAACAAGTCGATGAAGGATTACGGCGACCAGCTTTCCGCCGACGAGAAATCCGCCATCGAAGCAGCCGTGAAGGATGCCGAAAGTGTGGTGAAGGAGGACGACAAGGCGGCCATCGAAGCCAAGACCGAGGCGCTGGCCCAGGCTGCGCAGAAACTGGGCGAGAAGATGTACGCCGCCGAGCAGGCCAAGGCACAGGCGGCAGGCGGTGGCGCACAACCGGAAGCGAAAACGGACGATGCCGACGTGGTGGACGCCGAGTTCACCGAGGTGAAGGACAAGAAATAA
- the leuD gene encoding 3-isopropylmalate dehydratase small subunit, whose amino-acid sequence MRKFIKFEGLVAPLDRANVDTDAIIPKQFLKSIKRSGFGPNAFDEWRYLDHGEPGMDNSKRPLNGDFVLNQPRYQGAQILLARENFGCGSSREHAPWALEDYGFRVILAPSFADIFFNNCFKNGLLPVKLDAAIVDELFKAVAANAGYKLLVDLERQIIATPVGGEIAFEVDAHRKHCLLNGLDDIGLTLRHTDDIKAFEVGHRAAQPWLFA is encoded by the coding sequence ATGCGTAAGTTCATCAAATTCGAGGGGCTGGTTGCCCCGCTGGATCGTGCCAATGTCGATACCGACGCCATCATTCCGAAGCAATTCCTGAAATCGATCAAGCGCTCCGGTTTCGGCCCGAACGCGTTCGACGAATGGCGCTATCTTGACCACGGCGAACCGGGCATGGATAACAGCAAACGCCCGCTGAACGGTGATTTCGTGCTGAATCAGCCGCGTTACCAGGGCGCGCAGATCCTGCTGGCGCGAGAGAACTTCGGTTGCGGCAGTTCGCGCGAGCATGCTCCCTGGGCGCTGGAGGATTATGGCTTTCGAGTCATCCTTGCGCCGAGCTTCGCGGATATCTTCTTCAATAACTGTTTCAAGAACGGTCTGTTGCCGGTCAAACTGGATGCGGCAATCGTGGACGAGTTGTTCAAGGCGGTTGCGGCAAATGCTGGGTATAAGTTGCTGGTCGACCTGGAGCGCCAGATCATCGCGACGCCGGTTGGCGGGGAGATCGCCTTCGAGGTGGATGCGCACCGCAAGCATTGTCTGTTGAATGGTCTGGATGACATCGGACTGACCTTGCGGCATACGGACGACATCAAGGCGTTTGAGGTTGGGCATCGCGCGGCGCAGCCGTGGTTGTTTGCCTGA
- a CDS encoding entericidin A/B family lipoprotein, which yields MKVMAVLLAAWMLAGCNTVEGIGKDLKKGGEKLEKAASR from the coding sequence ATGAAGGTGATGGCTGTGTTGTTGGCCGCATGGATGCTGGCTGGGTGCAATACCGTGGAGGGCATCGGCAAGGACCTGAAAAAAGGCGGCGAGAAACTTGAAAAGGCGGCGAGCAGATAA
- a CDS encoding MFS transporter: MFASGNYHWRIAGFYFFYYAFVGLFSPYWSLYLQSIGFNPIEIGILMSVHPVMRMVAPNIWGWLADRSGRRREVVAAAAGLSALFYLGVFVTTGFWGMLLVLTLMSFFWSASMPLVEAITLTYLGKNSAHYGRIRSWGSIGFIVSVVGLGYAFDYIAIAWLLWAGLVCEIGIMFFSRQLPPTEVLAHHTDHQPIRQIVLRPQVLALLGASFLMAVAHGPYYTFFSIYLVEHEYSKAAVGGLWAIGVICEIAVFFVMPALAQRFGLVRILRISLAAAVLRFLLIGWAVDSIALLLVAQVLHALTFGAFHAATVGMVHEFFKGRHQSKGQALYGSVGYGAGGVLGGLLSGPIWLHWGATTLYTFSAAMALLGLALSMWKLRGGLK, encoded by the coding sequence ATGTTCGCATCCGGTAACTACCACTGGCGCATCGCCGGTTTCTATTTCTTCTACTATGCCTTCGTGGGGCTGTTCTCTCCCTACTGGAGCCTGTACCTCCAATCCATCGGGTTCAATCCCATCGAGATCGGCATCCTGATGTCGGTGCATCCGGTGATGCGCATGGTTGCACCGAACATATGGGGGTGGCTGGCCGATCGCTCGGGACGACGCAGGGAAGTGGTGGCGGCGGCGGCCGGCCTGAGCGCGTTGTTCTATCTGGGTGTGTTTGTGACGACCGGTTTCTGGGGCATGCTGCTGGTGCTGACGCTGATGAGCTTCTTCTGGAGTGCCTCGATGCCGCTGGTCGAGGCGATTACGCTGACTTATCTTGGAAAGAACTCCGCGCATTACGGGCGCATCCGTTCCTGGGGGTCGATCGGCTTCATCGTGTCGGTGGTGGGGCTGGGTTATGCCTTCGATTACATCGCCATCGCATGGCTGTTGTGGGCCGGGCTGGTGTGCGAGATCGGTATCATGTTCTTTTCGCGGCAATTACCGCCCACGGAGGTGCTGGCGCATCACACCGACCATCAGCCGATCCGGCAGATCGTGTTGCGGCCGCAGGTGTTGGCGCTGCTCGGAGCGAGCTTCCTGATGGCGGTGGCACACGGGCCTTACTACACCTTCTTTTCCATCTATCTGGTCGAGCATGAATACAGCAAGGCTGCGGTGGGCGGACTGTGGGCGATCGGGGTGATCTGCGAGATCGCGGTGTTCTTTGTGATGCCCGCGCTGGCGCAACGTTTCGGTCTGGTGCGTATCCTGCGGATCAGTCTGGCGGCGGCGGTGTTGCGTTTCCTGTTGATTGGTTGGGCGGTGGACAGCATTGCCCTGCTGCTGGTGGCGCAGGTGTTGCATGCACTCACCTTCGGCGCGTTCCATGCGGCGACGGTGGGCATGGTGCATGAATTCTTCAAGGGGCGGCATCAGTCGAAAGGGCAGGCGCTCTACGGCAGCGTGGGTTATGGCGCTGGCGGGGTGCTGGGCGGTTTGTTGAGCGGCCCGATCTGGCTGCATTGGGGGGCGACGACGCTCTACACCTTCAGTGCGGCGATGGCCCTGCTGGGACTGGCGCTGTCGATGTGGAAGCTGCGCGGCGGTCTGAAATGA
- the grpE gene encoding nucleotide exchange factor GrpE, whose protein sequence is MEQNGTNPQIEQHEVVDNVETAAENRAETIPSLEEMLQAAERKAQEHYDAWMYAKAEGENIRRRAAEDVSKAQKFAVERFSGEMLSVMDSLQAGLAVETENVESFKSGMELTLKQLSSVFEKFNIVEVNPVGEKLDPNRHQAIGMLDSDQPANTVVSVMQKGYTLNDRVLRPAMVMVSKGK, encoded by the coding sequence ATGGAACAGAACGGAACCAACCCACAGATCGAACAGCACGAGGTTGTCGACAACGTCGAAACCGCCGCCGAAAACAGGGCCGAGACGATACCCAGTCTGGAAGAAATGTTGCAAGCAGCGGAACGCAAGGCCCAGGAACACTACGACGCATGGATGTATGCCAAGGCCGAGGGCGAGAACATCCGCCGCCGCGCTGCCGAGGATGTGAGCAAGGCGCAAAAGTTCGCAGTGGAACGTTTCTCCGGCGAGATGCTGTCGGTAATGGACAGCCTGCAGGCGGGGCTGGCCGTCGAGACCGAGAACGTCGAGAGCTTCAAGAGTGGCATGGAACTGACCCTGAAACAGCTCTCCAGCGTGTTCGAGAAATTCAACATCGTCGAGGTCAACCCGGTCGGCGAGAAGCTCGATCCGAACAGGCACCAGGCCATCGGCATGCTGGACAGCGACCAACCTGCCAACACCGTGGTCAGCGTGATGCAAAAGGGCTACACCCTGAACGACCGGGTACTGCGTCCGGCAATGGTCATGGTTTCAAAGGGCAAATGA
- the leuC gene encoding 3-isopropylmalate dehydratase large subunit, which translates to MSAKTLYDKLWDSHVVRQEADGTALIYIDRQLVHEVTSPQAFEGLKLAKRKPWRVASLLAVPDHNVPTANRAAGITDPISRLQVETLDENCAEFGITEFKMGDIRQGVVHVMGPEQGATLPGMTVVCGDSHTSTHGAFAALAHGIGTSEVEHVMATQCLVAKKSKSMLVKVDGTLRKGVTAKDIALAIIGKIGTAGGTGYAVEFAGSAISALSMEGRMTLCNMAIEAGARAGMVAADETTISYFKGRPFAPAGELWDKAVAYWRTLHSDAGAKFDATIELDAAQIKPQVTWGTSPEMVLPVDGSVPDPANIGDAVKRSDTERALQYMGLQANTPITAIKVDKVFIGSCTNGRIEDMRAAAAVAKGKKVAANVKLAMVVPGSGLVKQQAEQEGLDKVFIDAGFEWRDPGCSMCLAMNDDRLSPGERCASTSNRNFEGRQGPGGRTHLVSPAMAAAAAIAGHFVDVSKS; encoded by the coding sequence ATGAGCGCAAAAACCTTATATGACAAACTGTGGGATTCCCATGTGGTGCGGCAGGAGGCCGACGGCACCGCGCTGATCTATATTGACCGCCAACTGGTGCATGAAGTCACCAGTCCGCAGGCATTCGAAGGGCTGAAGCTGGCGAAACGCAAGCCGTGGCGTGTCGCATCCCTGCTGGCGGTACCGGATCACAACGTACCGACCGCGAACCGCGCGGCGGGTATCACCGATCCGATCTCGCGCCTGCAGGTGGAGACGCTGGACGAGAACTGCGCCGAGTTCGGCATCACCGAATTCAAGATGGGCGACATCCGCCAGGGGGTGGTTCATGTGATGGGGCCGGAGCAGGGGGCGACCCTGCCGGGCATGACGGTGGTGTGCGGTGATTCGCATACCAGCACGCATGGCGCGTTCGCGGCACTGGCGCACGGCATTGGTACCTCCGAGGTCGAACATGTGATGGCGACGCAGTGTCTGGTGGCGAAGAAATCGAAATCCATGCTGGTGAAGGTGGACGGTACGTTGCGCAAGGGCGTGACGGCCAAGGATATCGCGCTGGCGATCATCGGCAAGATCGGTACGGCGGGCGGTACGGGCTACGCGGTGGAGTTTGCGGGCAGTGCGATCAGTGCGCTGAGCATGGAAGGGCGCATGACGCTGTGCAACATGGCGATCGAAGCGGGCGCGCGCGCCGGGATGGTGGCCGCAGACGAGACGACCATTTCCTATTTCAAGGGGCGCCCGTTCGCTCCGGCAGGCGAATTGTGGGACAAGGCGGTAGCGTACTGGCGTACGTTGCACAGTGATGCGGGTGCGAAATTCGATGCGACGATCGAACTTGATGCCGCGCAGATCAAGCCGCAAGTGACTTGGGGGACTTCGCCCGAAATGGTGTTGCCGGTGGATGGCAGCGTGCCCGATCCCGCGAATATTGGCGATGCGGTGAAGCGCAGCGATACCGAACGCGCCCTGCAATACATGGGCTTGCAGGCGAATACCCCGATCACCGCGATCAAGGTGGATAAGGTGTTCATCGGTTCCTGTACCAACGGGCGCATCGAGGATATGCGTGCGGCAGCGGCAGTGGCGAAGGGCAAGAAGGTTGCCGCCAATGTGAAACTGGCGATGGTTGTACCGGGCTCCGGTCTGGTGAAGCAGCAGGCCGAACAGGAAGGTCTGGACAAGGTGTTCATCGATGCGGGTTTCGAGTGGCGCGACCCGGGATGTTCGATGTGCCTGGCGATGAATGACGACCGGTTGTCGCCGGGCGAACGTTGCGCTTCGACCTCGAACCGCAACTTCGAGGGACGGCAAGGCCCGGGCGGTCGCACGCACCTGGTCAGTCCGGCGATGGCGGCGGCGGCGGCAATCGCCGGTCATTTCGTCGATGTGAGCAAATCGTAA
- the dnaJ gene encoding molecular chaperone DnaJ produces the protein MSKKDYYEVLGVNRDASEEEIKKAYRKLAMKHHPDRNPDNPKAEEHFKEAKEAYETLSDGQKRAAYDQYGHAAFEAGGMGGGNPFGAGGAQGFDFSDIFGDIFGGGRGGGGRSHVQRGADLRYNLEITLEQAARGTETQIRVPTMAECETCNGSGAKPGTSPTTCTTCGGHGQVRMQQGFFSIQQTCPRCHGNGKMIASPCKDCNGNGRIKKHKTLSVKIPAGVDNDDRIRLSGEGEHGVHGGPPGDLYVVIHLKPHAVFQRDHDDLHCEMPISFTTAALGGEIEIPTLDGVARIKIPAETQSGKQFRLRGKGIKGVRSSSHGDLHCHVIVETPVNLTDRQKELLREFEAINETDSGRHNPRAKSWMDKVKDFFGQ, from the coding sequence ATGAGCAAAAAAGACTATTACGAAGTCCTCGGTGTCAATCGCGACGCGTCGGAGGAAGAGATCAAGAAGGCTTATCGCAAGCTGGCGATGAAGCACCACCCCGACCGCAATCCGGACAACCCGAAGGCCGAGGAACACTTCAAGGAAGCCAAGGAAGCCTACGAGACGCTGTCCGACGGACAGAAGCGCGCGGCCTATGACCAGTACGGCCACGCCGCGTTCGAGGCTGGCGGCATGGGGGGCGGCAATCCGTTCGGTGCAGGCGGTGCGCAGGGTTTCGACTTCTCCGACATCTTCGGCGACATCTTCGGAGGCGGACGCGGAGGTGGTGGCCGCAGCCACGTGCAGCGCGGCGCCGACCTGCGCTACAACCTGGAGATCACGCTGGAACAGGCCGCACGCGGCACCGAGACGCAGATTCGCGTCCCGACCATGGCGGAATGCGAAACTTGCAATGGTTCGGGTGCCAAGCCCGGCACCAGCCCGACCACCTGTACCACCTGCGGCGGTCATGGTCAGGTGCGCATGCAACAAGGCTTCTTCTCCATCCAGCAGACCTGTCCGCGCTGCCACGGCAACGGCAAGATGATCGCCTCGCCATGCAAGGACTGCAATGGCAACGGCCGCATCAAGAAACACAAGACCCTGTCGGTGAAGATCCCGGCCGGCGTGGACAACGACGACCGCATCCGCCTGTCCGGTGAAGGCGAACATGGCGTGCATGGCGGTCCGCCGGGCGACCTGTACGTGGTCATCCATCTCAAGCCGCACGCGGTATTCCAGCGCGACCACGATGACCTGCATTGCGAGATGCCGATCAGCTTCACCACTGCGGCACTGGGCGGCGAGATCGAGATCCCCACGCTGGACGGGGTTGCCCGCATCAAGATTCCCGCCGAAACGCAGAGCGGCAAACAGTTCCGCCTGCGCGGCAAGGGCATCAAGGGTGTGCGCAGTTCCAGCCACGGCGACCTGCACTGCCATGTGATCGTTGAAACGCCGGTGAACCTGACCGATCGCCAGAAGGAATTGCTGCGCGAGTTCGAAGCCATCAATGAGACCGACAGCGGACGCCATAACCCGCGCGCAAAATCCTGGATGGACAAGGTCAAGGACTTTTTCGGTCAATGA
- a CDS encoding aspartate-semialdehyde dehydrogenase, which produces MSNQYDVCILGATGAVGEAMLSILEQRKFPVRNIYPLASSRSAGSTVQFNGKEITVINVDDFDFSKAQIGLFSAGGSVSEKYAPIAAAAGCVVIDNTAHFRYDRDIPLVVPEVNPHAIAQYRNRGIIANPNCSTIQMLVALKPIKDAVGIARINVATYQAVSGTGKEAIDELADQTRALFNQQDVKVEVYPKRIAFNVLPHIDVFLENGYTKEEMKMVWETQKIMEDDSILVNPTAVRVPVFYGHSEAVHIETRKKITADEARALLEKAPGIVVMDRREPGGYPTPIEAAGNDATYVGRIREDVSHPLGLNLWVVSDNVRKGAALNSVQIAEILIEKHLN; this is translated from the coding sequence ATGAGCAATCAATACGATGTGTGTATCCTTGGTGCGACCGGTGCAGTGGGCGAAGCGATGCTGTCGATACTGGAACAACGCAAGTTTCCGGTGCGCAATATCTATCCGTTGGCCTCCAGCCGTTCGGCCGGTTCCACCGTGCAATTCAACGGCAAAGAGATCACCGTCATCAATGTGGATGACTTCGATTTTTCCAAGGCGCAGATCGGCCTGTTCTCGGCAGGCGGCAGCGTATCCGAAAAATATGCGCCGATCGCGGCAGCGGCAGGGTGCGTGGTGATCGACAATACCGCGCACTTCCGTTACGACCGTGACATTCCGCTGGTGGTGCCGGAAGTGAATCCGCATGCGATCGCGCAATACAGGAATCGCGGCATCATCGCCAATCCGAATTGCTCAACCATCCAGATGCTGGTGGCGCTGAAACCGATCAAGGATGCCGTAGGCATCGCGCGCATCAATGTGGCAACCTATCAGGCGGTGTCCGGCACCGGCAAGGAGGCGATCGACGAACTGGCCGACCAGACCCGTGCGTTGTTCAACCAGCAGGACGTGAAGGTGGAGGTGTATCCGAAGCGCATCGCGTTCAACGTGCTGCCGCATATCGACGTGTTCCTGGAGAACGGCTATACCAAGGAAGAAATGAAGATGGTATGGGAGACGCAGAAGATCATGGAAGACGATTCCATCCTGGTCAATCCGACCGCAGTACGCGTCCCGGTGTTCTATGGCCATTCAGAGGCAGTACATATCGAGACTCGCAAGAAGATCACTGCGGATGAGGCGAGAGCCCTGCTGGAGAAAGCGCCCGGCATAGTGGTGATGGATCGGCGTGAACCGGGCGGTTATCCGACGCCGATCGAGGCGGCCGGTAACGACGCGACCTATGTGGGCCGGATTCGAGAGGACGTTTCGCATCCGCTGGGCTTGAATCTGTGGGTGGTAAGCGATAATGTGCGCAAGGGCGCGGCATTGAATAGCGTGCAAATCGCAGAAATCCTGATCGAAAAACACCTCAATTAG
- the leuB gene encoding 3-isopropylmalate dehydrogenase: protein MKIAVLPGDGIGTEIVAQAAKVLEALRSDGLKIEMEYAHLGGAGYDAEGDPFPQSTEKLAKASDAVLLGAVGGYQYDTLPRDMRPERGLLRIRKELNLFANLRPALLYPELANASTLKPEVVSGLDIMIVRELTGDVYFGQPRGITTLPNGEREGINTMRYTESEIRRIGHVAFGIAMKRNKKVCSVDKANVLETTELWRQVMTELSRDYPEVTLSHMYVDNAAMQLVRAPKQFDVVVTGNIFGDILSDEASMLTGSIGMLPSASLDSNNKGLYEPSHGSAPDIAGKDLANPLATILSVAMMLRYTFGDEENAQRIEGAVRKVLQQGLRTGDIHEDGMQRVGCAAMGDAVVAAL from the coding sequence ATGAAGATCGCGGTATTGCCGGGTGACGGCATCGGAACGGAGATCGTTGCTCAGGCGGCGAAGGTGTTGGAAGCATTGCGTAGCGACGGCTTGAAGATCGAGATGGAATACGCACATCTCGGTGGCGCGGGTTATGACGCTGAAGGAGACCCCTTTCCGCAATCGACCGAGAAACTGGCGAAAGCCTCCGACGCTGTTTTGCTGGGGGCGGTGGGTGGATATCAATACGATACTTTGCCGCGCGATATGCGTCCTGAGCGCGGTCTGCTGCGCATCCGCAAGGAGCTCAATCTGTTCGCCAATCTGCGACCGGCGCTGCTGTATCCGGAGCTGGCGAATGCTTCAACGCTGAAACCTGAAGTGGTGTCCGGTCTGGATATCATGATCGTGCGCGAGCTGACTGGCGACGTGTATTTCGGCCAGCCACGCGGGATCACGACTTTGCCCAACGGTGAGCGTGAGGGCATCAATACCATGCGCTATACCGAATCCGAGATTCGCCGCATCGGCCATGTCGCTTTCGGCATCGCGATGAAGCGCAACAAAAAGGTCTGCTCGGTGGACAAGGCCAACGTGCTGGAAACCACCGAACTGTGGCGCCAAGTGATGACCGAGCTTTCCAGGGATTACCCGGAGGTCACATTGAGCCATATGTACGTGGATAACGCCGCGATGCAACTGGTGCGTGCGCCCAAGCAGTTCGACGTCGTGGTCACAGGCAACATCTTCGGCGACATCCTGTCGGACGAAGCATCGATGCTGACGGGCTCCATCGGTATGCTGCCTTCGGCATCACTGGATTCGAACAACAAAGGACTGTACGAACCCAGCCACGGTTCCGCGCCGGATATCGCGGGCAAGGATCTGGCCAATCCGCTGGCGACCATCCTGTCGGTGGCGATGATGTTGCGTTACACCTTCGGCGACGAAGAGAATGCACAGCGCATCGAAGGCGCTGTGCGCAAGGTATTGCAGCAAGGGCTGCGCACCGGCGACATCCATGAGGACGGCATGCAGAGGGTGGGCTGTGCGGCGATGGGCGATGCGGTGGTCGCAGCCCTTTAG
- a CDS encoding citramalate synthase, with protein sequence MNQVFLYDTTLRDGTQREDISLSVDDKLAIAQRLADFGFHYIEGGWPGSNPKDQEFFERARKLDLKQARLAAFGRTRQKNGTCQQDTNLQALLDAQTPVVTIVGKSSDYHVKLVLSATLEENLAMIRDSVAYLKSHGREVMFDAEHFFDGFVANRDYALATLKAAAEAGADWLVLCETNGGKLPWEVEEIVREVRKVISTPLGVHCHNDTGCGVANSLAAVHGGCLQVQGTINGYGERVGNANLTTIIPNLQLKMDKQAVTPEQLRELTSLAHYVAEVVNLKHYNHAPYIGHSSFAHKGGIHVAAILKAPDTYQHIDPALVGNEMRSVVSELSGRGNIQFHAKTLGIELDNEGAQRVLNRIKHLEHEGFTFEAAEASVELMLHRLRPDYVQPFELIDYFVVTERRQSRGLLSEATVKVRVGGEVKFVAAEGNGPVNALSSALRNALEDVYPLLKAVRLIDYKVRILDSANGTSAAIRVLITFQGGGQVWTTVGASANVIEASWYALSESLEYALVKLDGTQVGSN encoded by the coding sequence ATGAATCAGGTCTTTCTTTACGACACTACGCTGCGTGACGGCACGCAGCGCGAGGATATCTCCCTGTCGGTCGACGACAAGCTGGCCATCGCGCAACGGCTGGCCGATTTCGGTTTCCACTATATCGAAGGCGGCTGGCCCGGTTCCAATCCCAAGGACCAGGAGTTCTTCGAGCGCGCACGCAAACTCGATCTGAAGCAGGCCAGGCTGGCTGCATTCGGTCGCACGCGCCAGAAGAACGGCACCTGCCAGCAGGACACCAATCTGCAAGCCCTCCTTGATGCGCAAACGCCGGTGGTGACCATCGTCGGCAAGAGTTCGGATTACCACGTGAAGCTGGTGCTTTCCGCGACGCTGGAAGAGAACCTTGCCATGATCCGAGACAGCGTGGCGTACCTGAAATCTCATGGGCGCGAGGTGATGTTCGATGCCGAACACTTCTTCGACGGCTTCGTCGCCAATCGCGACTACGCGTTGGCGACCTTGAAGGCTGCTGCCGAGGCGGGGGCGGATTGGCTGGTGCTGTGCGAGACCAATGGTGGCAAGTTGCCGTGGGAAGTGGAAGAGATCGTGCGCGAAGTGCGCAAGGTGATATCGACACCGCTGGGCGTGCATTGTCACAACGATACCGGCTGTGGGGTCGCCAATTCGCTGGCGGCGGTGCACGGTGGATGTCTGCAAGTGCAGGGTACCATCAACGGTTACGGCGAGCGTGTCGGCAATGCCAACCTGACGACCATCATTCCCAATCTTCAGCTCAAGATGGATAAACAGGCCGTGACGCCGGAGCAGTTGCGCGAACTGACCTCGCTGGCGCACTACGTCGCCGAAGTGGTCAACCTCAAGCATTACAATCATGCGCCCTACATCGGCCACAGCTCGTTCGCGCACAAGGGGGGCATCCATGTCGCTGCCATTCTGAAGGCGCCGGACACCTATCAGCACATCGACCCGGCGCTGGTCGGCAACGAGATGCGCTCGGTCGTCTCGGAGTTGTCCGGACGCGGAAACATCCAGTTCCACGCAAAGACGTTGGGAATCGAGCTCGATAACGAGGGCGCGCAGCGCGTGCTCAACCGTATCAAACATCTTGAGCACGAGGGTTTCACGTTCGAGGCGGCCGAGGCTAGCGTCGAGTTGATGCTGCACCGCCTGCGTCCGGATTATGTGCAGCCGTTCGAGCTGATCGATTATTTTGTCGTCACCGAGCGCCGCCAGAGCCGCGGCCTGTTGTCGGAGGCGACCGTCAAGGTCAGGGTGGGCGGCGAGGTGAAGTTCGTTGCCGCGGAAGGCAATGGCCCGGTGAACGCATTGTCCTCTGCCCTGCGCAACGCGCTGGAGGATGTCTACCCGCTATTGAAGGCGGTACGGCTGATCGACTACAAGGTGAGGATACTGGACAGCGCCAACGGGACATCGGCGGCGATTCGTGTGCTCATCACTTTTCAGGGGGGCGGGCAGGTCTGGACGACGGTGGGTGCCAGTGCCAACGTCATCGAAGCGAGTTGGTATGCGCTTTCGGAAAGCCTGGAATATGCGCTGGTGAAATTGGACGGTACGCAGGTCGGGTCGAATTGA